One window of Novosphingobium sp. 9U genomic DNA carries:
- a CDS encoding aa3-type cytochrome c oxidase subunit IV: MASGNDMKAATQTYGGFLTLVKIGTIASVIVAAFVVLLIAS, translated from the coding sequence ATGGCATCAGGCAACGACATGAAGGCCGCCACGCAGACTTACGGCGGCTTCCTGACGCTGGTGAAGATCGGAACCATCGCTTCGGTGATCGTCGCAGCCTTCGTCGTTCTGCTGATCGCGTCCTGA